The following are encoded together in the Naumannella cuiyingiana genome:
- the gcvT gene encoding glycine cleavage system aminomethyltransferase GcvT: protein MSTPIESPLHECHVEAGAKFAEFGGWTMPLEYAGVVAEHTAVRTAAGIFDVSHLGKALVAGPGAKDFLNTQLAGDLDRIGPGQAQYTLLCTPDGGVVDDLIAYLRSDDEVFLIPNAANTAEVVRILAAAAPEGITVTDQHRDFVVLAVQGPRADEVLSAAGLPTGHDYMSWVAADFDGEPITVCRTGYTGERGYELVAPSATGPALWRALLAAGDGAGLTPAGLGARDTLRTEMGYPLHGQDISPTISPVQARLGWAVGWKKPEFAGHQALRAEKEAGPRRTLRGLQATGRGIPRPGMAVRDADGAEIGVVTSGTFSPTLRTGIALALIDTAVAEGIVGVDIRGRVTDFAIHKPPFVQPSVR, encoded by the coding sequence ATGAGCACGCCGATCGAGTCCCCGCTGCACGAGTGCCATGTCGAGGCCGGCGCGAAGTTCGCCGAGTTCGGCGGCTGGACGATGCCGCTGGAGTACGCCGGCGTGGTTGCCGAGCACACCGCCGTGCGGACCGCGGCGGGCATCTTCGACGTCAGCCATCTGGGCAAGGCCCTCGTCGCCGGCCCGGGCGCGAAGGACTTCCTGAACACCCAGCTCGCCGGCGACCTGGACAGGATCGGGCCCGGGCAGGCCCAGTACACCCTGCTCTGCACGCCCGACGGCGGCGTGGTCGACGACCTGATCGCCTATCTGCGCTCCGACGACGAGGTGTTCCTCATCCCGAACGCGGCGAACACCGCCGAGGTCGTCCGCATCCTCGCCGCCGCCGCGCCCGAGGGCATCACGGTCACCGACCAGCACCGCGACTTCGTGGTGCTGGCCGTCCAGGGTCCGCGCGCCGATGAGGTGTTGTCCGCGGCCGGGCTGCCCACCGGGCACGACTACATGTCCTGGGTCGCCGCGGACTTCGACGGCGAGCCGATCACCGTCTGCCGCACCGGCTACACGGGCGAACGCGGCTACGAGCTGGTCGCGCCGAGCGCCACCGGGCCCGCGCTGTGGCGCGCGCTGCTGGCGGCGGGGGATGGCGCCGGGCTGACCCCGGCGGGCCTCGGCGCGCGGGACACCCTGCGTACCGAGATGGGCTACCCGCTGCACGGCCAGGACATCTCGCCCACGATCAGTCCCGTGCAGGCGCGGCTGGGCTGGGCGGTCGGCTGGAAGAAGCCCGAGTTCGCCGGGCATCAGGCGCTGCGCGCGGAGAAGGAGGCCGGGCCACGGCGTACCCTGCGCGGCCTGCAGGCGACCGGGCGCGGGATTCCGCGGCCGGGGATGGCGGTACGCGACGCCGACGGGGCCGAGATCGGCGTCGTCACCTCGGGCACCTTCTCGCCGACGCTCAGGACCGGTATCGCGCTGGCGCTGATCGACACCGCCGTCGCCGAGGGGATCGTCGGCGTCGACATCCGCGGCCGGGTCACCGACTTCGCCATTCACAAGCCGCCTTTCGTGCAGCCGTCGGTTCGCTAG
- a CDS encoding M48 family metallopeptidase — MSQNVPPAVPPDPTPEQRDPAAPTLTNFATIMPGPQRLAMRHPGELPWLVIGIALTLANYVGVVVLIVLIATGTPVTEGDTSGVLDQLILLALLLPLIIFVSRATMYAQLRVNSVRMSPTQFPQGYRMVCEAAYEAGLRRVPDAYVVLGNGQINAFAAGHGFRRFVAVYSDLFEIGGEARDPDALRFIIGHEVGHIAAGHVSYFRLVFTTALNQIPPLRGFLSRAQEYTADNYGYRYCAPGASGAMATLAAGKYLNVNVDTNEFADRATQERSLWTWLVNLMQSHPVLTWRTQALRDRSKPGALFWPPKFVPSGIPSLPSGSAPTRDWPDPYESLVFLQTYPPAGPPQFGANFPVPRPGTGYSVPGQTDYGYRELYHGWMQGGPVPPGTVVPGWATPGTPPAGPYPGDGPGSGPADEAPGPDGAGGEFPRR, encoded by the coding sequence GTGAGCCAGAACGTCCCCCCAGCGGTGCCCCCGGACCCCACGCCGGAGCAGCGGGATCCGGCGGCGCCGACGCTGACCAATTTCGCCACGATCATGCCCGGCCCGCAGCGGCTGGCGATGCGGCACCCGGGTGAGCTGCCCTGGCTGGTGATCGGGATCGCGCTGACCCTGGCCAACTACGTCGGCGTGGTGGTGCTCATCGTGCTGATCGCCACGGGTACGCCGGTCACCGAGGGCGACACCAGCGGGGTGCTGGACCAGTTGATCCTGCTCGCCCTGCTGCTGCCGCTGATCATCTTCGTGAGTCGCGCCACGATGTATGCGCAGCTACGGGTGAACAGCGTGCGGATGAGCCCGACGCAGTTCCCGCAGGGCTACCGGATGGTCTGCGAGGCGGCCTACGAGGCCGGCCTGCGCCGTGTCCCGGATGCCTATGTGGTGCTCGGCAACGGCCAGATCAACGCCTTCGCCGCCGGGCACGGGTTCCGGCGGTTCGTCGCGGTCTACTCCGATCTGTTCGAGATCGGTGGCGAGGCCCGGGACCCGGACGCGCTGCGCTTCATCATCGGCCACGAGGTGGGCCACATCGCCGCCGGCCACGTCAGCTACTTCCGGCTGGTCTTCACCACCGCGCTGAACCAGATCCCGCCGCTGCGCGGGTTCTTGTCCCGCGCGCAGGAGTACACCGCGGACAACTACGGCTACCGCTATTGCGCGCCCGGCGCGTCCGGGGCGATGGCAACACTCGCGGCCGGCAAGTACCTCAACGTGAACGTCGACACCAACGAGTTCGCCGACCGGGCCACCCAGGAGCGCAGCCTGTGGACCTGGCTGGTCAACCTGATGCAGAGCCATCCGGTGCTGACCTGGCGGACCCAGGCGCTGCGCGACCGCAGCAAGCCCGGCGCGCTGTTCTGGCCGCCGAAGTTCGTGCCGAGCGGGATCCCGTCGCTGCCCAGCGGCTCCGCGCCGACCCGCGACTGGCCCGATCCGTATGAGTCGCTGGTCTTCCTGCAGACCTATCCGCCGGCGGGCCCGCCGCAGTTCGGCGCCAACTTCCCGGTGCCGCGACCCGGGACGGGCTACTCCGTGCCCGGTCAGACCGACTACGGCTATCGGGAGCTCTATCACGGCTGGATGCAGGGCGGACCGGTTCCGCCCGGCACCGTCGTGCCCGGGTGGGCCACACCGGGTACGCCACCCGCCGGCCCCTACCCCGGTGACGGGCCCGGGAGCGGCCCCGCCGACGAAGCGCCCGGGCCGGACGGTGCCGGCGGGGAGTTCCCGCGGCGCTGA
- a CDS encoding maltose acetyltransferase domain-containing protein: MGDQANRMRRGEWYLDEPDLITERRECWRVLDRFNATGPDDDDMRRELLASLLGELGVGAVVLPRFRCSYGSHTRIGPNAFVNEDAIFMDDAPITIGADARIGPRAQLLTALHPMDDHERRRAGWERPEPITVGENAWLGGGVIICPGVTIGRDAVIGAGSVVTRDVPAGTFAAGNPARSIRDL, encoded by the coding sequence GTGGGTGATCAAGCGAACCGGATGCGGCGCGGCGAGTGGTATCTCGACGAGCCCGACCTGATCACCGAGCGCAGAGAATGCTGGCGGGTGCTCGACCGCTTCAACGCGACGGGTCCCGATGACGACGACATGCGCCGGGAACTCCTGGCCTCCCTGCTCGGCGAGCTCGGCGTCGGCGCCGTGGTGCTCCCGCGGTTTCGGTGCAGCTACGGCTCCCACACCCGGATCGGACCGAACGCGTTCGTCAACGAGGATGCGATCTTCATGGACGACGCGCCGATCACGATCGGCGCCGACGCCCGGATCGGCCCCCGAGCCCAACTACTGACCGCGCTGCACCCGATGGATGATCATGAACGCCGCCGCGCCGGCTGGGAACGACCCGAGCCGATCACGGTCGGTGAGAATGCCTGGCTCGGCGGCGGCGTGATCATCTGCCCCGGGGTGACCATCGGCCGCGATGCCGTGATCGGCGCCGGCAGTGTCGTCACCCGCGATGTGCCGGCCGGGACCTTCGCAGCCGGCAATCCGGCCCGGTCGATCCGCGATCTGTGA
- a CDS encoding DUF3043 domain-containing protein, whose translation MPLFRPYQPSDRSEEAESGKVRRAVRRERAAQVTEPAPEPESTDSTEDLGVGSDGAGGPVGRTREKNRPTRTRKEAEAERRAKARPNLSKKEARRLATSQRREARMAAMAERDNTPEKQLLRDFFDARWNLLEFLLPALLLMLAGTVLASAIPAISTISLVVTYAFLGLALLDFFLAWRRFRALLDLRLPKSSPKGLLFYAVNRAMQIRRLRMPPPQVKRGEKI comes from the coding sequence GTGCCCCTGTTTCGCCCCTACCAGCCGAGCGACCGCAGCGAGGAGGCGGAGTCCGGCAAGGTCCGTCGGGCGGTACGCCGGGAGCGTGCGGCGCAGGTGACCGAGCCCGCTCCGGAGCCGGAGAGCACCGACAGCACCGAGGATCTGGGGGTCGGCAGCGACGGTGCGGGCGGTCCGGTCGGGCGTACCCGGGAGAAGAACCGGCCGACCCGGACCCGCAAGGAGGCCGAGGCGGAACGGCGGGCGAAGGCCCGGCCGAACCTGAGCAAGAAGGAGGCCCGCCGGTTGGCCACCAGCCAGCGCCGCGAGGCGCGGATGGCGGCGATGGCCGAGCGCGACAACACCCCGGAGAAGCAGTTGCTGCGGGACTTCTTCGACGCCCGGTGGAATCTGTTGGAGTTCTTGCTGCCCGCCCTGTTGCTGATGCTTGCGGGCACCGTGCTGGCCAGCGCGATCCCGGCGATCTCGACGATCAGCCTGGTGGTGACGTACGCCTTCCTCGGCCTCGCCCTGCTCGACTTCTTCCTCGCCTGGCGACGGTTCCGCGCGCTGCTGGACCTGCGGCTGCCGAAGTCGTCGCCGAAGGGCCTGCTGTTCTATGCGGTGAACCGGGCGATGCAGATCCGCCGGTTGCGGATGCCTCCCCCGCAGGTCAAGCGCGGCGAGAAGATCTGA
- a CDS encoding PspA/IM30 family protein: MSGVFKRMSMIFRAKADKALDKVEDPRETLDYSYQRQLDLLQKVRRGVADVATSRKRVELQANQLNQQIDKLNNQAKAALEQGREDLAREALTRKSGIQQQLGDLQTQHAQLQGEEEKLVSASRRLQAKVDAFRTRKETIKATYSAAEAQTRINEAFTGIGEEMGDVGMAIQRAEDKTAQMQARAGAIDELLASGALEDPTGTAKDDLTRELEALSSGSDVENELAAMKAQLGTGPAGGQREAIEGGAGQPAQQPQAQAQGEQVFEAYPVDGNGQGGTAQGGQR; encoded by the coding sequence ATGAGCGGCGTATTCAAGCGCATGTCGATGATCTTCCGCGCCAAGGCCGACAAGGCACTGGACAAGGTCGAGGACCCGCGCGAGACCCTTGACTACTCCTACCAACGACAGCTTGATCTGTTGCAGAAGGTACGCCGGGGCGTGGCCGATGTGGCCACCAGCCGCAAGCGCGTGGAGCTGCAGGCCAACCAGCTCAACCAGCAGATCGACAAGCTGAACAACCAGGCCAAGGCCGCCCTCGAGCAGGGCCGTGAGGATCTTGCCCGCGAGGCGCTGACCCGCAAGTCGGGCATCCAGCAGCAGCTCGGCGACCTGCAGACCCAGCACGCGCAACTGCAGGGCGAGGAGGAGAAGCTGGTCTCGGCCAGCCGCCGCCTGCAGGCCAAGGTCGACGCCTTCCGCACCCGCAAGGAGACGATCAAGGCGACCTACTCCGCCGCCGAGGCGCAGACCCGGATCAACGAGGCCTTCACCGGCATCGGTGAGGAGATGGGCGATGTCGGCATGGCGATCCAGCGCGCCGAGGACAAGACCGCGCAGATGCAGGCCCGCGCCGGCGCGATCGACGAGCTGCTCGCCAGCGGTGCCCTGGAGGACCCGACGGGCACGGCAAAGGACGACCTGACCCGCGAGCTGGAGGCGCTGTCGTCGGGCTCCGATGTCGAGAACGAGCTGGCCGCGATGAAGGCACAGCTCGGCACCGGCCCCGCCGGCGGGCAGCGCGAGGCGATCGAGGGCGGCGCCGGTCAGCCCGCCCAGCAGCCGCAGGCCCAGGCACAGGGCGAACAGGTCTTCGAGGCGTACCCGGTCGACGGCAACGGTCAGGGCGGCACCGCCCAGGGAGGACAGCGGTGA
- the pspAA gene encoding PspA-associated protein PspAA, with protein MIIRIVGEGQFELPDDAVATLDPFDDQVEAAVKAEDPEALGQALQALHAAVIDAGTPLADDALVDSDLILPAADASLAEVHELLGDRDEGLIPNG; from the coding sequence GTGATCATCCGAATCGTCGGCGAGGGCCAGTTCGAGTTGCCCGATGACGCCGTTGCGACCCTGGATCCGTTCGACGACCAGGTCGAGGCCGCGGTCAAGGCCGAGGATCCCGAGGCACTGGGCCAGGCGCTGCAGGCCCTGCACGCCGCCGTGATCGATGCGGGTACGCCGCTCGCGGACGACGCGCTCGTGGATTCCGATCTGATCCTGCCGGCGGCCGATGCGTCGCTCGCGGAGGTGCACGAACTGCTCGGCGATCGCGACGAGGGTCTGATCCCCAACGGCTGA
- a CDS encoding glycerate kinase yields the protein MRVLVASDRIGSLSSADAGQAIALGWRETAPDAQLAVVPIGEAGEGLDQAVADLLGAEVTLLPGDPDGSAVASCVRAGGVLLVAVADATADPGGWDPSASSLAVGRALADALDADRTPPDRIVLDLSRSAAHDGGAGILAGLGATADRPLDHGAAGLSGIGHLDLGPVRERLGATVVDLAVPADETGRHLLGLRGITSLRGRDADVDAATMLATDAALESFAAALTRAGGDEAAAAAPGAGAGGVAYGLAALGARVRTGGDLVAELARLPQTLRAADLIVTGCTTFDFARRGGGVIAAVADWGAESMTPVVLLAGTVLIGAREMRTLGIEAAHAVHPSPLAAQPDVTPGQLTALSARIARSWAH from the coding sequence ATGCGCGTACTCGTGGCCAGCGACCGGATCGGTTCGCTGAGTTCTGCCGACGCGGGGCAGGCAATCGCGCTCGGTTGGCGCGAGACCGCCCCCGACGCCCAGCTCGCCGTGGTGCCGATCGGGGAGGCCGGCGAAGGGCTGGACCAGGCGGTGGCCGACCTGCTCGGCGCCGAGGTCACCCTGCTGCCGGGAGATCCGGACGGCTCGGCCGTCGCCAGTTGTGTGCGCGCCGGGGGCGTGCTGTTGGTCGCCGTGGCCGATGCCACGGCCGACCCGGGCGGTTGGGATCCGTCCGCCAGCTCCCTGGCGGTCGGCCGGGCACTCGCCGACGCGCTCGATGCCGATCGGACGCCGCCGGACCGGATCGTCCTCGACCTGAGTCGCAGCGCCGCCCACGACGGGGGCGCGGGCATCCTCGCCGGGCTCGGCGCGACCGCCGATCGTCCGCTCGACCATGGCGCGGCCGGGCTGAGCGGCATCGGTCATCTCGATCTGGGTCCGGTGCGCGAACGCCTCGGCGCCACCGTCGTCGATCTCGCCGTGCCCGCCGACGAGACCGGACGGCACCTGCTCGGCCTGCGCGGCATCACCTCCCTGCGTGGCCGCGATGCCGATGTCGACGCCGCCACCATGCTGGCCACCGACGCCGCCCTGGAGTCCTTCGCCGCCGCGCTGACCCGCGCGGGCGGCGACGAGGCCGCCGCCGCGGCGCCCGGCGCGGGGGCCGGGGGAGTGGCCTATGGTCTGGCGGCCCTCGGCGCCCGGGTGCGCACCGGCGGCGACCTGGTCGCCGAGCTTGCCCGCCTGCCGCAGACCCTGCGGGCAGCGGACCTGATCGTCACCGGCTGCACCACCTTCGACTTCGCCCGCCGGGGCGGGGGCGTGATCGCGGCCGTCGCCGACTGGGGTGCCGAGTCGATGACCCCGGTGGTGCTGTTGGCGGGCACCGTCCTGATCGGCGCACGCGAGATGCGTACCCTCGGGATCGAGGCCGCGCATGCCGTGCACCCCTCGCCACTCGCGGCGCAGCCCGATGTCACGCCCGGTCAGCTCACGGCCCTGTCCGCGCGGATCGCGCGTAGCTGGGCACACTGA
- a CDS encoding HesB/IscA family protein, whose amino-acid sequence MTVQDQTSEAGVDGGVVLTEVAAGKVKSLLEAEGRDDLALRIAVQPGGCSGLRYQLFFDERQLDGDSVKDFGGVSVVTDRMSLPYLMGATIDFVDTIEKQGFTIDNPNATGSCACGDSFH is encoded by the coding sequence ATGACGGTTCAGGACCAGACGAGCGAGGCCGGTGTCGACGGGGGCGTGGTGCTCACGGAGGTCGCCGCGGGGAAGGTCAAGTCCCTGCTGGAGGCCGAGGGGCGAGATGACCTCGCGCTGCGGATCGCCGTCCAGCCCGGTGGCTGCTCCGGCCTGCGCTACCAGCTCTTCTTCGACGAGCGGCAGCTCGACGGCGACAGCGTGAAGGACTTCGGCGGCGTCAGCGTGGTCACCGACCGGATGTCGCTGCCGTACCTGATGGGAGCGACCATCGACTTCGTCGACACCATCGAGAAGCAGGGCTTCACCATCGACAATCCGAATGCGACCGGATCCTGCGCCTGCGGCGACAGCTTCCACTGA
- the coxB gene encoding cytochrome c oxidase subunit II, translating into MSLTSRRRVRPRLAAALGVLALAVVLAGCGTGGPGRARYLGLPEQSSDKAAYIGDLWVGAWIACLAVGAVVWGLMIWAFTRYRRSAKNQIPRQTTYNMPLEVMYTIVPFLIIGALFYYTLNTQNRVLAAENDQDVTIDVVGQKWSWTFNYLDESGEPIAYDNGTIENTPTFLVPVNQKIKFNLNSPDVIHSFWVPSFYFKLDVIPGRTNSFEVTPNREGTFAGKCAELCGTYHSAMLFNLKVVSQAEYDAYLADLVAQGKTGRADGFRGGVATPTVPAGHGEEEATQEGAR; encoded by the coding sequence GTGAGTCTGACTTCGCGACGTCGTGTGCGCCCCCGCCTGGCCGCAGCGCTGGGCGTTCTGGCGCTGGCGGTCGTCCTCGCCGGTTGCGGCACCGGCGGTCCGGGACGGGCCCGCTACCTGGGCCTGCCGGAGCAGTCGAGCGACAAGGCGGCCTACATCGGCGACCTGTGGGTCGGCGCGTGGATCGCCTGCCTCGCGGTCGGTGCCGTCGTGTGGGGGCTGATGATCTGGGCGTTCACCCGCTACCGCCGCTCGGCGAAGAACCAGATCCCCCGGCAGACCACCTACAACATGCCGCTCGAGGTGATGTACACCATCGTGCCGTTCCTGATCATCGGCGCGCTGTTCTACTACACCCTGAACACCCAGAACCGGGTGCTGGCCGCGGAGAACGACCAGGACGTCACGATCGACGTGGTCGGGCAGAAGTGGTCGTGGACCTTCAACTACCTGGACGAGTCGGGCGAGCCGATCGCCTACGACAACGGCACGATCGAGAACACCCCGACCTTCCTGGTGCCCGTCAACCAGAAGATCAAGTTCAACCTGAACAGCCCCGATGTGATCCACTCGTTCTGGGTCCCGTCGTTCTACTTCAAGCTGGACGTCATCCCCGGTCGCACCAACAGCTTCGAGGTGACCCCGAACCGCGAGGGCACCTTCGCCGGCAAGTGCGCGGAGTTGTGTGGCACCTACCACTCGGCGATGTTGTTCAACCTGAAGGTGGTCAGCCAGGCCGAGTACGATGCGTACCTCGCCGATCTGGTTGCGCAGGGCAAGACCGGCCGCGCCGACGGTTTCCGCGGTGGCGTGGCGACGCCGACGGTCCCCGCCGGGCACGGCGAGGAAGAGGCAACGCAGGAGGGCGCGCGATGA
- the ctaD gene encoding cytochrome c oxidase subunit I, which produces MLTTTDHKLLGNMYFVTCIFFFGFGGLLALGIRAELFAPGLQFLQYETFNQFFTMHGTIMLLLFATPLFSAFANAIMPLQIGAPDVAFPRLNAFSYWIYLVGGLITVSGFITPTGAASFGWFAYPPLSDAVNSPGPGGDLWLVGLYLVGLSSILGAVNFIVTIVALRAPGMTMFRMPIFTWNVLVTSILVLIAFPIIAAAFLMLLADRVMGAQIFDAGNGGPLLWQNLFWFFGHPEVYIIALPFFGIITEILPVFSRKPVFGYVGLVGATLSIAALSVAVWAHHMFVTGAVNLPFFAFTTFLIAVPTGVKFFNWIGTMWRGSVSFDTPMLWCAGFLVTFLFGGLTGVILASPPLDFQVSDSYFVVAHFHYVVFGTVVFAMFAGFYYWWPKLTGRMLNERLGKLHFWLVFIGFHTTFLVQHWLGAEGMPRRYADYLATDGFTLLNQISTVGAFILGISMLPFFWNVWITRKSPKVTVDDPWGWGRSLEWATSCPPPRHNFTKLPRIRSRYPAFDVNHPDVQQEDDENDDQVLGAELGDAAVSAEQKAEGNR; this is translated from the coding sequence ATGCTGACGACGACCGATCACAAGTTGCTCGGCAACATGTACTTCGTCACCTGCATCTTCTTCTTCGGCTTCGGCGGTCTGCTCGCACTCGGCATCCGCGCCGAGCTGTTCGCGCCCGGCCTGCAGTTCCTGCAGTACGAGACCTTCAACCAGTTCTTCACGATGCACGGCACGATCATGCTGCTGCTCTTCGCGACGCCGCTGTTCTCGGCGTTCGCGAATGCGATCATGCCGTTGCAGATCGGTGCGCCGGATGTCGCGTTCCCGCGGTTGAACGCCTTCTCCTACTGGATCTATCTGGTCGGTGGCCTGATCACCGTGTCGGGCTTCATCACCCCGACCGGCGCCGCCAGCTTCGGCTGGTTCGCGTACCCGCCGTTGTCCGATGCGGTGAACTCGCCCGGCCCCGGTGGCGACCTGTGGCTCGTCGGGCTGTACCTGGTCGGCCTTTCCTCGATCCTCGGGGCGGTGAACTTCATCGTCACCATCGTGGCGCTGCGCGCTCCCGGGATGACCATGTTCCGGATGCCGATCTTCACCTGGAACGTGCTGGTCACCTCGATCCTGGTGCTGATCGCATTCCCGATCATCGCCGCGGCGTTCCTGATGTTGTTGGCCGACCGCGTGATGGGTGCCCAGATCTTCGACGCCGGCAACGGCGGGCCGCTGTTGTGGCAGAACCTGTTCTGGTTCTTCGGGCACCCGGAGGTCTACATCATCGCGCTGCCGTTCTTCGGCATCATCACCGAGATCTTGCCGGTGTTCAGCCGCAAGCCGGTCTTCGGCTATGTCGGGCTGGTCGGCGCGACGCTGAGCATCGCGGCGCTCTCGGTGGCGGTCTGGGCGCATCACATGTTCGTCACCGGCGCGGTCAACCTGCCCTTCTTCGCGTTCACCACCTTCCTGATCGCGGTGCCGACCGGCGTGAAGTTCTTCAACTGGATCGGCACCATGTGGCGCGGCAGCGTCTCGTTCGACACGCCGATGCTGTGGTGCGCCGGCTTCCTGGTCACCTTCCTCTTCGGCGGCCTGACCGGTGTGATCCTGGCCAGCCCGCCGCTGGACTTCCAGGTCTCGGACTCCTACTTCGTGGTGGCGCACTTCCACTACGTGGTCTTCGGGACCGTGGTGTTCGCGATGTTTGCGGGCTTCTACTACTGGTGGCCGAAGCTGACCGGCCGGATGCTCAACGAGCGGCTCGGCAAGCTGCACTTCTGGCTGGTCTTCATCGGCTTCCACACCACGTTCCTGGTCCAGCACTGGCTGGGAGCGGAGGGCATGCCCCGCCGGTACGCCGACTACCTGGCCACCGACGGATTCACCTTGTTGAACCAGATCTCCACGGTCGGCGCCTTCATCCTGGGCATCTCGATGCTGCCGTTCTTCTGGAACGTCTGGATCACCCGTAAGTCGCCCAAGGTGACCGTCGACGACCCGTGGGGCTGGGGGCGCTCGCTGGAGTGGGCGACGTCGTGCCCGCCGCCGCGGCACAACTTCACCAAGCTGCCGCGGATCCGTTCGCGCTACCCGGCGTTCGACGTGAACCACCCGGACGTGCAGCAGGAGGACGACGAGAACGACGACCAGGTGCTGGGCGCCGAGCTCGGCGATGCAGCGGTTTCGGCGGAGCAGAAGGCGGAGGGCAACCGATGA
- a CDS encoding cytochrome c oxidase subunit 4, translated as MRGSFWAFMSVFIFLLVVTPIYWLLSHEIVGTVALTMSALLCLMISWYLRVTSKSIGPTLEDRPDATIAEGAGVIGFFPPSSIWPFWCALAAGVFVLGPVFGWWLSLLGGAVGIWALSGWIYQYYVGDYKH; from the coding sequence ATGAGGGGTTCGTTCTGGGCATTCATGTCCGTCTTCATCTTCCTGCTCGTCGTCACGCCGATCTACTGGCTGTTGAGCCACGAGATCGTCGGCACGGTGGCGCTGACCATGTCGGCGCTGTTGTGCCTGATGATCTCCTGGTATCTGCGGGTCACCAGCAAGTCCATCGGCCCGACCCTGGAGGACCGCCCCGACGCGACGATCGCTGAGGGCGCCGGCGTGATCGGCTTCTTCCCGCCGAGCAGCATCTGGCCGTTCTGGTGCGCGCTGGCCGCGGGCGTCTTCGTGCTCGGGCCCGTGTTCGGGTGGTGGCTGAGCCTGCTCGGCGGTGCGGTCGGGATCTGGGCGCTGTCCGGCTGGATCTACCAGTACTACGTCGGCGACTACAAGCACTGA
- a CDS encoding nuclear transport factor 2 family protein, whose translation MDSTRLARDYVELLEARDWERWGALLHPDVVYLAPQTRERVGGREELVRFNQRYPGEWHLRVARLHADVAGAAIWMDVSLDGEPQTGLVWLTIGAGSSGEPLITEVVDFWPQPYDIPERRRETPAAPDPGPA comes from the coding sequence ATGGACAGCACGCGGTTGGCCCGGGACTATGTGGAGCTGCTGGAAGCGCGCGACTGGGAGCGCTGGGGCGCGTTGCTGCACCCGGACGTCGTCTACCTGGCACCGCAGACGCGGGAGCGGGTCGGCGGGCGCGAGGAGCTGGTGCGCTTCAACCAGCGCTACCCGGGCGAGTGGCACCTGCGGGTGGCCCGGCTGCATGCCGACGTCGCCGGCGCGGCGATCTGGATGGACGTGAGCCTGGACGGTGAGCCGCAGACCGGATTGGTCTGGCTGACCATCGGCGCCGGGTCGAGCGGCGAGCCGCTGATCACCGAGGTGGTCGACTTCTGGCCGCAGCCCTACGACATCCCGGAGCGTCGCCGCGAGACGCCGGCCGCGCCTGACCCGGGGCCCGCGTAG